The following nucleotide sequence is from Vibrio sp. SCSIO 43136.
TCGAATTCTCGTACCGCTTTACGAGCGAGATGGCGAAATGGCAGCAATTTCACTAACTCCTCGAATGGCATAAACGCAAACGCCCAAAACACCGACAGTTCAAAATAAAGGATCGCCAATGCACATAGGGGGATGGATACAAGCCACTGACCAGTGAAGTTGATCTTAAACACCTCGGTGGTTTTTCCTAGAGAACGCATCACATGCCCATGCACAGTGTTGTAGCCTCTCACCAATGGCAACAAGATATATAAAGGGGCAATAATCGCCAACGCTTCATAGGTTGCTGGGTCAAGGTCGGGGTAAAAGTCATCCATCACAAAGCTCAAGCCAAGAAAGAACAAACAAGAGATAAATGACAAACCAACCGCTACGTTGATGCTCGCATCTATATTCTTGTCTAAATCATCCAAATTTTTAGAGCCGATCGCTTGGCTGATAGATATCGCCGACGACATCGCCCAAGCGGTGATAAACTGCGTACCCGCTCGAACCCAAGGGAAGATAAGGGTAATCGCTACATAGGAGTTGATATCGAGCTGCGAGTAGATCAATTGATAGATGGTAGCTCCAACCGACAAAATGGTCATGTTGGCCGCCACGGGAAATATCTCTTTAAAATGCGCCCAGCTATTGCTTTTCATTGAGGCATCTAGAGCACTCAAAGGCACATGCACAGCATCGTCAATACGCATGCAAAGTGCTAAGTAGGCCAAACGTAAACCAATCGCAATTAAGCTGCCCAGCGCAGCACCTTCCACGCCCATCCCTTGCCACTGACCAAACCCATAGATCATGAAGTAAGAAGATATGGCATTCACAGGCATCTCTAGTAAATAGCCCTTAAATGGCACCGTAGTGCGCCCAAGCCCGTTGAACAGTGCGATCATGACTTGTGTGATCGCATTCACCAACACGATGTGTTTACCGATAGCAAGATAGTCTGATATCTCAGCGTGTAGCGCTTGATGATCTGTCAGCAAAGCAATTAGCGGAGACTCAAACAAGGTAAGCAGCAACCAGAACAGTGATGCAACCGAGAAGTTGATCATCGCCCCCGACCAAAAACCTTTCGCTAAAGAAACTTGACTACCCGAGCCTGCCGCACGACTAAGAACCAATTGCGAGCCTTGAGCCAACGCCATTTGGATGCCTAGGATGAAGGCGATGATGGTTGTCGCAATACCCATCGCAGCCAATGATATTTCGCCCAGTGGGGAGACCAAAAAGGTATC
It contains:
- a CDS encoding MATE family efflux transporter, with protein sequence MALNALLMQSMLMIDTFLVSPLGEISLAAMGIATTIIAFILGIQMALAQGSQLVLSRAAGSGSQVSLAKGFWSGAMINFSVASLFWLLLTLFESPLIALLTDHQALHAEISDYLAIGKHIVLVNAITQVMIALFNGLGRTTVPFKGYLLEMPVNAISSYFMIYGFGQWQGMGVEGAALGSLIAIGLRLAYLALCMRIDDAVHVPLSALDASMKSNSWAHFKEIFPVAANMTILSVGATIYQLIYSQLDINSYVAITLIFPWVRAGTQFITAWAMSSAISISQAIGSKNLDDLDKNIDASINVAVGLSFISCLFFLGLSFVMDDFYPDLDPATYEALAIIAPLYILLPLVRGYNTVHGHVMRSLGKTTEVFKINFTGQWLVSIPLCALAILYFELSVFWAFAFMPFEELVKLLPFRHLARKAVREFDDDKAKQLMYD